One window of Brevibacterium pigmentatum genomic DNA carries:
- the argC gene encoding N-acetyl-gamma-glutamyl-phosphate reductase, with the protein MNDLTVAVSGATGYAGGEVLRLLSTHPHLNVTTVCGHSTAGEKLGRHQPHLPRFSDLVVQESTAEVLAGHDVVILALPHGQSGQIAAELESTSPDTLIVDLAADHRLISAAAWEKFYGSAHQGTWTYGLPELLTANGAKQREALKAATRIAVPGCNVTAVTLGLAPLIQAGLAAPAGLNAVLANGVSGAGKALKPHLTAAEILGNASPYGTGGTHRHVPEIEQNLNGVLGADAADGPTRISFTPTLVPMARGILATITADAGEAAPRTAEGLLDTAVLKEQLASAFDQAYAAEPFVRVLPDGQWPQTAATPGSNIAQIQFTVDERAEKILVVVALDNLVRGTAGQAIQSIHLALGLDETTALPLEGVAP; encoded by the coding sequence ATGAACGATCTTACGGTTGCCGTCTCCGGTGCCACCGGATACGCCGGGGGAGAGGTCCTCCGGCTGCTGAGCACTCACCCCCACTTGAACGTCACCACGGTGTGCGGACATTCCACCGCGGGCGAGAAGCTCGGCCGACATCAACCCCATCTTCCCCGATTCTCTGACCTCGTGGTCCAGGAGTCCACCGCCGAGGTGCTCGCCGGCCACGATGTCGTCATCCTCGCGCTCCCGCACGGCCAGTCCGGACAGATCGCCGCCGAACTCGAATCCACGAGCCCGGACACCCTCATCGTCGACCTCGCCGCAGACCACCGCCTCATCAGCGCGGCGGCGTGGGAGAAGTTCTACGGCTCCGCACACCAGGGCACCTGGACGTACGGGTTGCCCGAACTCCTCACCGCCAACGGCGCCAAGCAGCGTGAAGCTCTCAAGGCCGCGACTCGTATTGCCGTTCCCGGCTGCAATGTGACCGCCGTGACGCTTGGCCTCGCGCCACTCATCCAGGCTGGCCTCGCCGCTCCCGCCGGGCTCAATGCTGTTCTTGCTAACGGCGTCTCCGGAGCAGGCAAGGCGCTCAAACCGCACCTCACCGCCGCCGAAATCCTCGGCAACGCCTCGCCGTACGGAACCGGCGGCACCCACCGGCACGTGCCCGAGATCGAACAGAACCTCAACGGAGTCCTCGGCGCCGACGCCGCCGACGGCCCCACCCGCATCTCCTTCACCCCGACCCTCGTGCCCATGGCCCGCGGGATCCTCGCGACTATTACTGCCGACGCAGGTGAAGCCGCACCGCGCACCGCCGAGGGACTTCTCGACACAGCGGTGCTCAAGGAGCAGCTCGCTTCTGCCTTCGACCAGGCCTACGCCGCCGAACCCTTCGTCCGTGTCCTTCCCGACGGCCAGTGGCCGCAGACCGCAGCCACGCCCGGGTCGAACATCGCGCAGATCCAGTTCACCGTCGACGAACGCGCGGAGAAGATCCTCGTTGTCGTGGCACTCGACAACCTGGTCCGCGGCACGGCCGGACAAGCCATCCAATCCATCCACTTGGCCCTCGGTCTCGACGAGACCACCGCCCTTCCCCTCGAAGGAGTCGCCCCATGA
- a CDS encoding quinone oxidoreductase family protein, whose product MTQAVRAMQAGGPEVLEFGEIETPKPGPGEVLVNVEAAGVNFIDTYRRSGVYPMEYPHVVGVEGTGYIAEVGEGIESWQVGDRVAWHEGPGSYATQVVVKGDFLLRVPEGVSAEVAAAMPLQGLTAQYLATSSHEIKPGQTALVHAGAGGVGLLLTQIIKHLGGNVISTVSTEEKAELARKAGADDVFLYGEGVDITAKVKELTDGEGVDVAYDGVGKTTFDASLASIKPLGSMVLFGGASGQVPPFDIQRLNSSGGIFLSRPSLAWFVRSSEELAKRSAMLFNGIEHGWLNFRVGATFALADAADAHRALEGRKTTGKVVLTA is encoded by the coding sequence ATGACCCAGGCAGTTCGTGCAATGCAGGCCGGTGGACCCGAGGTCCTTGAGTTCGGCGAGATCGAAACTCCGAAGCCGGGCCCTGGTGAGGTGCTCGTCAACGTCGAGGCCGCAGGCGTGAATTTCATCGACACGTACCGCCGTTCGGGCGTCTACCCGATGGAGTACCCGCACGTCGTCGGCGTCGAGGGCACCGGATATATCGCCGAGGTGGGCGAAGGCATTGAGAGCTGGCAAGTCGGTGACCGTGTGGCCTGGCACGAGGGCCCGGGTTCGTATGCGACGCAGGTCGTCGTGAAGGGCGATTTCCTTCTGCGTGTGCCGGAGGGCGTGTCCGCCGAGGTGGCTGCGGCGATGCCGCTGCAGGGACTGACGGCGCAGTACCTGGCGACGAGCTCGCACGAGATCAAGCCGGGACAGACGGCACTTGTGCATGCTGGTGCCGGCGGCGTCGGTCTGCTGCTCACGCAGATCATCAAGCACCTGGGCGGCAATGTCATTTCAACGGTGAGCACCGAGGAGAAGGCGGAGCTGGCGCGAAAGGCCGGCGCCGATGACGTGTTCCTCTACGGTGAGGGCGTCGACATCACGGCGAAGGTCAAGGAGCTCACCGACGGCGAAGGTGTCGATGTCGCCTATGACGGTGTCGGAAAGACGACGTTTGATGCATCGCTGGCGTCGATCAAGCCGTTGGGATCGATGGTGCTCTTCGGCGGGGCCTCGGGTCAGGTGCCGCCGTTCGACATCCAGCGATTGAACTCTTCGGGGGGAATCTTCCTGTCCCGTCCGTCTCTGGCGTGGTTCGTGCGCAGCTCGGAGGAGCTGGCGAAACGTTCGGCGATGCTCTTCAACGGCATCGAACACGGCTGGCTCAACTTCCGCGTCGGCGCCACGTTTGCTCTGGCTGATGCCGCGGATGCACATCGGGCACTTGAGGGCCGCAAGACGACCGGCAAAGTTGTGCTGACGGCCTGA
- a CDS encoding SNF2-related protein, whose translation MHYEIAHALPEESKLDQFVDRKSHEEDPKYPALTDYQSKYFAHELQRSHASDHVGKLAGLLFDAQVEPKPHQIDAALFALQTPFLPGVILADEVGLGKTIEAGIVISQYWAERKRRILIIAPSSLRQQWKQELYEKFLIPSTILDAKSKGSLLAKAGSRTPEALICSYEFVLRHETSLLKSWDLVVADEAHRLRSYWNGKAKVAESVSHVARSAHKTVLLTATPLQNKLEELYGLVSIFDPDYFYSLDAFRERYIKNRDLTGDDDLVERVAVISKRTLRKDANKYIQFTKRMPLTVEFTPSPAEARLYDLVNDYLQRDELFAFAGSQRHLSALIIRKRLGSSTYAVASTLENIANRLADEVAAGKLRDNRGGLFLADFEAGDELEAEIAEEAEEVSNQTSSAQLDSETLKRMRAEVDELREYAELARSIIVNQKAVKLNEALDLGFERLRELGAAEKAIIFTDSTKTQEYIARTLADAGRDEGVVLFNGSNTSPEQTAIYQSWLAANKDGDLITGIPAVDRRKALVEYFRDQGTIMIATEAAAEGINLQFCSMLVNYDLPWNPQRVEQRIGRVHRFGQKHNVVVVNFSNKGNVAEQRILELLTNKFQLFSSVFGASDEVLGAVEDGLDFEKRISDILTHCKTAGEIEAAFKHLEDQFAGEISKEMASAKAKVFDHLDPHVQDRLKAYDEQSGEVLNKFERLLLAITQHELRDVATFEGDGRTFVLNQTPTKDAPIGHYFFKSKPLPNAHQYRYASPLAQHVTKTAKAHGTPERELTFSLAQSKRASNAVKALEGMSGDLTVNLLTFTMQARDEDISESYMLAGGMTDDGQYLDEEYVADILDLACLKISEQPATVDVTKIEPRLEARLDELEKEVQGRNSRHYDQQEELLYRHQQDRKAEHEGKIREYRTKEKAARKAAKQADDPMEQLKLKREARKWERRADEADDGFRDARRKLRAEIDEKLDMIEQSLKGTQNREHLFAIRWRIVA comes from the coding sequence ATGCACTACGAGATTGCGCATGCGCTTCCGGAGGAGAGCAAGCTAGATCAATTCGTCGACCGCAAGAGCCACGAGGAAGACCCTAAGTACCCGGCGCTAACCGACTATCAGTCGAAGTACTTTGCACATGAGTTGCAACGTAGCCATGCGAGCGACCATGTCGGCAAGCTTGCCGGTCTTCTGTTCGACGCACAGGTTGAGCCGAAGCCTCACCAGATCGACGCGGCGCTGTTCGCTTTGCAAACCCCGTTCCTACCAGGCGTGATCCTGGCAGATGAGGTCGGCCTCGGAAAGACAATCGAGGCCGGCATCGTCATCTCGCAATACTGGGCCGAGCGTAAGCGCCGCATCTTGATCATTGCGCCGTCGAGCCTGCGTCAGCAGTGGAAGCAGGAATTATACGAGAAGTTCCTTATCCCATCCACGATCCTAGACGCCAAGTCGAAGGGCTCGTTGCTCGCGAAGGCGGGCTCCCGTACCCCTGAAGCACTCATCTGCTCTTACGAGTTCGTCCTCCGCCACGAGACCTCACTGCTGAAGTCATGGGATCTGGTGGTGGCGGACGAGGCTCACCGCCTTCGCAGCTACTGGAACGGTAAGGCGAAAGTGGCCGAGTCTGTCTCACACGTGGCCCGGAGCGCTCACAAGACGGTGTTGCTCACAGCGACGCCACTGCAGAACAAACTCGAGGAACTATACGGGCTCGTCTCGATCTTCGACCCCGACTACTTCTACTCACTTGATGCGTTTCGTGAGCGATATATCAAGAATCGCGACCTGACGGGCGACGACGACCTGGTCGAGCGTGTGGCAGTGATCTCCAAGCGCACGCTCCGCAAGGACGCCAACAAGTACATCCAATTCACAAAGCGCATGCCTTTGACGGTGGAGTTCACACCGTCGCCCGCTGAAGCACGCCTGTACGACCTAGTCAACGACTATCTACAGCGCGACGAGCTGTTCGCGTTCGCAGGTTCACAGCGCCACCTCTCGGCGCTCATCATTCGCAAGCGGCTAGGTTCGTCGACGTATGCGGTTGCGAGCACGTTGGAGAATATTGCCAATCGCTTAGCGGACGAGGTGGCCGCCGGCAAGCTCCGTGATAACCGCGGCGGATTGTTCTTGGCCGACTTCGAAGCTGGCGATGAACTCGAGGCTGAGATTGCAGAGGAAGCCGAGGAGGTCTCGAACCAGACCTCAAGCGCGCAGCTCGATAGCGAAACGCTAAAACGCATGCGCGCCGAGGTAGATGAGCTCCGCGAATACGCGGAACTTGCTCGTTCGATCATCGTCAACCAGAAGGCGGTCAAGCTGAACGAGGCCCTCGATTTGGGCTTCGAGCGCCTCCGTGAGCTAGGTGCCGCCGAGAAGGCTATTATCTTCACCGACTCGACCAAGACGCAGGAGTACATCGCCCGCACCCTGGCCGACGCCGGCCGTGACGAGGGCGTCGTCTTGTTCAACGGTTCGAATACCTCTCCCGAGCAAACGGCAATCTATCAATCCTGGTTGGCGGCCAATAAGGACGGCGACCTAATTACCGGCATCCCCGCAGTCGACCGCCGCAAGGCCCTCGTTGAATACTTCCGCGACCAGGGCACGATCATGATCGCGACCGAGGCAGCGGCTGAGGGCATCAACCTTCAGTTCTGTTCGATGCTCGTCAACTACGATCTGCCGTGGAACCCGCAGCGTGTCGAGCAACGCATCGGCCGCGTCCACCGGTTCGGCCAAAAGCACAACGTTGTCGTTGTGAACTTCAGCAACAAGGGCAACGTTGCCGAGCAGCGCATCCTGGAGCTGTTGACGAACAAGTTCCAACTGTTTTCGAGCGTGTTCGGCGCCTCTGACGAGGTGCTCGGAGCGGTGGAGGACGGCCTAGACTTCGAGAAGCGAATCAGCGATATTCTCACCCACTGCAAGACAGCAGGCGAGATCGAAGCAGCGTTCAAACACCTCGAGGATCAGTTCGCGGGCGAGATCTCAAAGGAAATGGCCAGCGCTAAGGCCAAGGTCTTCGACCACCTCGATCCGCACGTGCAGGATCGTCTCAAGGCGTACGACGAACAGTCGGGCGAGGTTCTCAACAAGTTTGAGCGTCTCCTGCTTGCGATCACACAACACGAACTGCGAGATGTCGCAACGTTCGAGGGTGACGGTCGCACGTTCGTGCTAAACCAGACTCCGACCAAGGACGCGCCAATAGGCCACTACTTCTTCAAGTCAAAGCCGCTCCCGAACGCACACCAGTATCGCTACGCGAGTCCGCTAGCACAGCACGTAACAAAAACCGCAAAGGCACACGGGACGCCCGAGCGCGAGCTGACGTTCTCGCTCGCCCAGTCGAAGCGCGCAAGTAATGCGGTCAAGGCACTCGAAGGCATGAGCGGTGACCTCACGGTCAACCTGCTGACCTTTACGATGCAGGCCCGCGACGAAGACATTTCCGAATCATACATGCTCGCCGGTGGCATGACGGACGACGGCCAGTATCTGGATGAGGAATACGTCGCAGACATCCTTGACCTCGCCTGCCTCAAAATTAGTGAACAACCGGCCACGGTCGACGTCACCAAGATCGAACCGCGGCTCGAAGCGCGGCTCGATGAGCTGGAGAAAGAGGTCCAGGGACGCAACTCTCGCCACTACGACCAGCAGGAGGAGTTGCTGTACCGCCACCAGCAGGATCGCAAGGCTGAACACGAAGGCAAAATCCGCGAGTACCGCACCAAGGAGAAAGCAGCTCGCAAAGCAGCGAAACAGGCGGATGACCCGATGGAGCAGCTCAAACTCAAGCGCGAGGCACGCAAGTGGGAGCGCAGGGCAGACGAAGCCGACGACGGTTTCCGCGATGCACGCCGCAAATTGCGGGCCGAGATCGACGAGAAACTCGACATGATCGAACAGTCCCTAAAAGGTACGCAGAACCGCGAGCACCTGTTCGCGATCCGTTGGCGCATCGTCGCATAG